One Molothrus ater isolate BHLD 08-10-18 breed brown headed cowbird chromosome 4, BPBGC_Mater_1.1, whole genome shotgun sequence genomic window carries:
- the ALPK1 gene encoding alpha-protein kinase 1, whose protein sequence is MSGQSAVAALLQQCQRALDTELLPRAPGEAEQREYWRCQALLPEELRSLLEEAKEMKWPFVPERWQYKQELGPEDKTNLQDMISARLPDLLAFLKASIVVRDSSTATAVVFLLDRFLYWLDASSRLLRLAKGLHRLHPGAPISPQLLIRQARLAVNAGKLLKAEYILSSLINDNGATGTWRYAEESDRVLVQAVCLQIRGQILQKLGMWYEAAELVWASIVGYFQLPQPDKKGIATSLGIMADIFASMDEQDYARFKSSADIDLSLLQEFNHRLLSAAEACKLAAAYSQYTPLFVLTAVNIRGMCLLSYSHSKDCPPEKREFYLSAAKESFEVGLLTKEEQSAITSRQELHSFIKAAFCLATVHRWLHGDSQELHGVTQLCREALGKLHSYSTSFPEEEDKGMLAREIMSLVAAVKRRLRVGGFPNSDARSYVPDSYKGSVQKPVLQGEASFEKILAKHSQHHLSVCQVFEKTCRIHKTTLGEIQVGACITTLRTETKTMDTLCTAEDTAHQRSGAVKVLGSPTAGNSSEGLSGQRNQDIGSDVMKISFEEEMELLEIKINSEKDVFSRGQDRSQSTTSENSWCELSKCSYSSSWEELSCNSSRESLRDRQQGEKGSVEEQCCTTEPDGSIQDKPLCSLPPRAWHPAPREPLRGSGGSPQHSSEGCAPRAGRMVEKEPLCREELQEGRHRGRSSSKEKSKGSNNEFPSLSISYSAPTRQEEEMSFSCVELSCRTKDSSREGSIGLFERLHSGEPADSTEGPSFEAQPPQDRGPSAPSANIGLKTGSDSSVPGWVSKSAMLGNRSLQVPQVDTQAETMDDTEFELISLGDLVKDYPAALAPKHGATPSVPTALSSLGKIPTAKHFDCATTEEDEEKSQDVLGSRGQSSSSLSSGITSALMATSCPAVSVPRGSGFAFMPGRVKEELLDARFLRDDDYRQLLAGVEYHWLVQRLMPTGIFKSKELRKAYSALLLKYSKKSGLWTGQETAVFIGDYLNVAKEGKQRNAFWIHFLHQEESLGRYVGKEYKEEKGLLHHFSDVERQMTAQYYVTEFNKRLYEQKVPTQIFYIPSAVLLILEDRIIKGCVSVEPYILGEFVKLSNNTRVVKNEYKATEYGLAYGHFCYEFSKGTDVVVDLQGWVTGNGKGLIYLTDPQIHSLNSEDSRSNFGKKGIYYFFNDQHVECNEICSCLSLTRPSMELLA, encoded by the exons ATGAGCGGGCAGAGCGCCGTGGCCgcgctgctgcagcagtgccagcgGGCCCTGGACACCGAGCTCCTGCCCCGGGCACCGGGAGAGGCGGAGCAGCGGGAATACTGGCGGTGCCAAG ctctgcttcctgaggagctgaggagcCTGCTGGAGGAGGCAAAGGAAATGAAGTGGCCCTTTGTGCCGGAGAGATGGCAGTACAAACAAGAGCTGGGCCCAGAAGACAAAACAAACCTGCAAGATATGATCAGCGCCAGGCTGCCTGACTTGCTG gcttttctgAAGGCCTCCATCGTGGTCCGGGACAGCAGCACGGCCACGGCCGTGGTGTTCCTGCTGGACCGCTTCCTGTACTGGCTGGACGCCTCCAGCCGGCTGCTGCGGCTGGCCAAGGGGCTGCACCGCCTGCATCCCGGCGCTCCCATCAGCCCGCAGCTGCTCATCCGCCAGGCTCGCCTCGCCGTCAACGCAG GGAAACTTTTAAAAGCTGAATATatcctgagcagcctgattAATGACAACGGAGCAACAG GAACCTGGCGATACGCCGAGGAGAGCGATCGGGTTCTTGTTCAGGCAGTCTGCCTGCAAATCAGGGGACAGATCCTGCAAAAGCTTG gGATGTGGTatgaggcagcagagctggtctGGGCTTCCATTGTGGGATACTTCCAACTTCCTCAGCCAGATAAAAAG gGAATTGCCACATCCTTGGGTATTATGGCAGACATCTTTGCTTCCATGGATGAGCAGGATTATGCACGCTTCAAAAGCAGTGCTGACATTGACCTG aGTCTCCTGCAGGAGTTCAACCACCGCTTGTTATCGGCGGCCGAGGCCTGCAAGCTGGCAGCTGCCTACAGCCAGTACACCCCCCTGTTTGTCCTCACGGCCGTG AACATCCGTGGGATGTGTCTGCTGTCCTACAGCCACTCCAAGGACTGTCCCCCGGAAAAGAGAGAGTTCTACTTGTCTGCAGCCAAAGAATCCTTTGAGGTGGGGCTGCTCACCAAGGAGGAGCAGAGTGCCATcaccagcaggcaggagctgcacagttTCATCAAAGCCGCCTTCTGCCTGGCCACCGTGCACCGCTGGCTCCAcggggacagccaggagctccATGGGGTtacccagctgtgcagggaagcCCTGGGCAAGCTGCACTCCTACAGCACCTCCTTCCCAGAGGAGGAAGATAAGGGGATGCTTGCCAGAGAGATCATGTCTCTGGTTGCAGCCGTGAAGAGGCGCCTGCGGGTGGGAGGCTTCCCGAATTCCGATGCCAGGTCTTACGTCCCAGACAGTTATAAAGGCTCGGTACAAAAACCTGTCCTGCAAGGCGAAGCCAGCTTTGAGAAAATCCTTGCCAAGCATTCCCAGCACCACCTGTCAGTGTGCCAAGTGTTTGAAAAAACTTGCAGGATTCATAAAACCACGCTGGGAGAGATCCAGGTGGGAGCTTGTATCACAACCCTGAGAACAGAGACCAAAACCATGGACACCCTGTGTACTGCTGAAGACACAGCTCACCAGAGGAGTGGTGCTGTAAAAGTTCTGGGCTCACCAACAGCAGGAAACAGCTCAGAGGGACTCAGTGGCCAAAGAAATCAAGACATTGGCTCTGATGTGatgaaaatttcctttgaagaaGAGATGGAGctgttagaaattaaaataaatagtgaaaaagatgttttcagCAGAGGGCAAGACAGGAGCCAAAGCACTACTTCTGAGAACTCTTGGTGCGAGCTGTCCAAATGCAGTTACTCTTCCAGCTGGGAGGAGCTGAGTTGTAATAGCAGCAGAGAGTCtctcagggacaggcagcaaGGGGAGAAGGGCTCAGTGGAGGAGCAGTGCTGCACCACAGAACCCGATGGAAGCATCCAGGACAAGCCCCTGTGCTCCTTACCTCCCAGAGCCTGGCATCCTGCTCCTCGGGAGCCCCTCCGTGGCTCTGGGGGGTCTCCTCAGCATTCCTCAGAGGGGTGTGCCCCTCGAGCAGGGAGGATGGTGGAGAAGGAGCCTCTCTGCagagaagagctgcaggagggaaggcaCCGTGGAAGGAGCTCctcaaaagagaaatcaaagggCTCAAACAATGagtttccttccctctccatctcCTACTCTGCTCCTacaaggcaggaggaggagatgtcCTTTTCCTGTGtagagctgagctgcaggaccaaggacagcagcagggagggaagcatCGGTCTCTTTGAGCGGCTCCACTCGGGAGAACCTGCAGACAGCACCGAGGGTCCCTCGTTTGAGGCACAGCCCCCCCAGGACAGGGGCCCTTCTGCACCATCAGCAAACATCGGGCTGAAAACGGGAAGTGActcctctgtgcctggctgggtgaGCAAATCTGCCATGCTGGGGAACAGATCTCTGCAGGTGCCTCAGGTTGACACCCAGGCAGAAACAATGGATGACACCGAATTTGAGCTCATCAGCCTGGGAGACTTGGTAAAGGATTatcctgcagcactggctccAAAGCATGGAGCAACTCCCAGTGTGCCAACAGCTTTGTCCTCCCTGGGAAAGATACCCACAGCCAAGCACTTTGACTGTGCCACtacagaggaagatgaagagaaGTCTCAggatgtgctgggcagcaggggacaGTCCAGTTCCTCTCTGAGTTCAGGGATCACATCAGCACTGATGGCCACGAGCTGCCCTGCAGTTTCAGTCCCAAGGGGAAGTGGCTTTGCCTTCATGCCTGGCAGAGTGAAGGAAGAGCTCCTGGATGCTCGCTTTCTGAGGGATGATGAttacaggcagctcctggcaggggtgGAGTATCACTGGCTTGTCCAGAGACTGATGCCTACTGGGATCTTTAAGAGCAAAGAGCTTCGCAAAGCATACT CTGCTCTTCTTCTGAAATATTCCAAGAAATCGGGGCTGTGGACAGGCCAGGAGACAGCTGTGTTCATTGGGGACTACCTGAATGTGGCCAAGGAAGGCAAGCAGAGAAATGCCTTTTGGATACACTTCCTGCACCAAGAAGAAAGCCTGGGAAG GTATGTTGGGAAGGAatacaaagaggaaaaaggactCCTCCATCATTTCAGTGACGTGGAGCGACAGATGACAGCCCAGTACTATGTGACAGAGTTCAACAAGAGGCTGTATGAGCAGAAGGTCCCTACCCAAATCTTTTACATCccctctgcagtgctcctg ATTCTGGAAGATAGAATTATAAAAGGATGTGTGAGTGTGGAGCCCTACATCCTGGGGGAGTTTGTGAAACTCTCCAACAACACCAGGGTGGTGAAGAATGAGTACAAAGCCACAGAGTATGGTCTGGCTTATGGCCACTTCTGCTACGAGTTCTCCAAGGGAACTGACGTGGTCGTCGACCTTCaag GTTGGGTGACAGGTAACGGGAAAGGCCTCATCTACCTCACAGACCCCCAGATTCACTCCCTCAATAGCGAAGACTCACGCTCCAACTTTGGGAAGAAAGGAATTTACTACTTTTTTAATGATCAACATGTGGAGTGCAACGAGATCTGTAGCTGCCTGTCCTTGACAAGGccctccatggagctgctggcctAG
- the NEUROG2 gene encoding neurogenin-2: protein MLVKAEVLAPPAEDELLLLGLGSPAPSPSLPSSAEEEEEEEEEEEELRAAPPARPVEAPGGRGLRRAEGKRRPGRSRGAPRAARTAETAQRIKRSRRLKANNRERNRMHNLNAALDALRDVLPTFPEDAKLTKIETLRFAHNYIWALTETLRLAGTARLGPDGAAAAAVPAEGSPSPASSWSGGAASPAPSASPYACTLSPASPAGSASDPEHWPGRFAPGPPPPLPRRCL, encoded by the coding sequence ATGCTGGTGAAGGCCGAGGTCCTGGCGCCGCCCGCCGAGGacgagctgctgctgctggggctgggctcgCCCGCCCCCTCGCCCTCACTGCCGTCCAGcgccgaggaggaggaggaagaggaggaggaggaggaggagctgcgCGCCGCGCCGCCGGCTCGGCCCGTCGAGGCTCCGGGCGGCCGCGGGCTGCGGCGGGCGGAGGGGAAGAGGCGGCCGGGGCGGTCCCGCGGCGCCCCGCGGGCGGCGCGCACGGCGGAGACGGCGCAGCGCATCAAGCGGAGCCGGCGGCTCAAGGCCAACAACCGCGAGCGCAACCGGATGCACAACTTGAACGCGGCGCTGGACGCCCTCCGCGACGTGCTGCCCACCTTCCCCGAGGACGCCAAGCTCACCAAGATCGAGACGCTCCGCTTCGCCCACAACTACATCTGGGCGCTCACCGAGACCCTGCGGCTGGCCGGGACGGCGCGGCTCGGCCCCGacggggcggcggcggcggcggtgccAGCCGAGGGCAGCCCCTCGCCCGCCTCCTCCTGGAGCGGCGGCGCCGCCAGCCCTGCGCCCTCCGCCTCCCCGTACGCCTGCACTTTATCGCCCGCCAGCCCCGCGGGCTCCGCCTCGGATCCCGAGCACTGGCCCGGCCGCTtcgccccggggccgccgccgccgctgccccgccgCTGCCTCTAG